In one Aricia agestis chromosome 21, ilAriAges1.1, whole genome shotgun sequence genomic region, the following are encoded:
- the LOC121737791 gene encoding cecropin-D-like peptide, producing the protein MNFTKIVFVFAVLMTLSVVYAAPDFWKELEHAGQRVRDAIISAKPAVDVIAQAQNIANGGNKDD; encoded by the exons ATGAATTTCACAAAGATTGTCTTTGTCTTCGCAGTCCTGATGACTCTAAGCGTGGTGTATGCTGCTCCGGACTTTTGGAAGGAACTG GAGCATGCTGGCCAGCGCGTTAGAGACGCAATCATCAGCGCCAAGCCAGCCGTGGACGTAATCGCACAAGCACAGAACATCGCCAACGGAGGCAATAAAGACGACTAG